Proteins from a genomic interval of Tenacibaculum sp. SZ-18:
- the atpG gene encoding ATP synthase F1 subunit gamma produces MPNLKEIRNRITSIGSTMQITSAMKMVSAAKLKKAQDAITAMRPYASKLTELLQSISATLDGNVGGAYSEQREVKKVLLVAVTSNRGLCGGFNSSIIKTTVSTINEKYNGVEVDVFTIGKKGNDILSKEYNVVENNTKIFDELTFENTAAIAQHLMDVFVAGSYDRIELVYNRFKNAATQIAMVEQFLPIKPVENDSNVSLDYIFEPSKEEIILELIPKSLKTQLYKAIRDSFAAEHGARMTAMHKATDNAKELRDELLLTYNKARQAAITNEILEIVGGAEALNN; encoded by the coding sequence ATGCCAAACTTAAAAGAAATACGTAACAGAATTACTTCAATTGGATCAACAATGCAGATTACATCTGCCATGAAAATGGTATCTGCTGCAAAGTTGAAGAAAGCTCAAGATGCAATTACGGCAATGCGTCCTTATGCGTCAAAATTAACTGAGCTTTTACAGAGTATTAGTGCTACTTTAGACGGAAATGTTGGTGGTGCTTATTCAGAGCAAAGAGAAGTAAAGAAGGTTTTATTGGTAGCTGTAACTTCTAATAGAGGTTTATGTGGAGGATTTAATTCTTCAATCATAAAAACGACAGTTAGCACAATAAACGAAAAGTACAATGGAGTAGAAGTTGATGTGTTTACAATCGGTAAGAAAGGTAATGACATCTTATCAAAAGAGTATAATGTAGTTGAAAATAATACTAAAATTTTCGATGAATTAACTTTTGAGAATACTGCTGCTATTGCACAACACTTAATGGATGTATTCGTAGCTGGATCATATGATAGAATAGAACTTGTTTATAACCGTTTCAAAAATGCTGCTACGCAGATTGCAATGGTTGAACAATTCTTACCAATTAAACCAGTTGAAAATGACTCTAACGTTAGTTTAGATTATATTTTTGAACCATCTAAAGAGGAAATTATTTTAGAATTAATTCCAAAATCATTAAAAACGCAATTATATAAAGCTATTCGTGATTCATTTGCTGCCGAACATGGTGCTCGTATGACTGCAATGCATAAAGCAACAGATAATGCTAAGGAATTAAGAGATGAGTTATTATTAACATATAACAAAGCTCGTCAAGCTGCAATTACAAACGAAATCTTAGAAATCGTTGGTGGTGCAGAAGCATTGAATAACTAG
- the atpH gene encoding ATP synthase F1 subunit delta has translation MKEARPALRYAKAILNLAKEQGSDEEVNNNMKVIVATIAESDDLDAMLKSPVIKAADKKKVLDALFGEKVNNISKGLFNLLAENKRMLMLESVAKKYSIIYDYYKKMQVATVTTAVELTSELEAKIQKKIVEITGNSAAIQNIVNPEILGGFILRVGDVQYDASISNQLNELRREFDDSHYIPKI, from the coding sequence ATGAAAGAAGCAAGACCAGCATTACGTTACGCAAAAGCAATCTTAAACTTAGCTAAAGAGCAGGGTTCAGATGAGGAAGTGAATAATAACATGAAAGTTATTGTAGCTACTATTGCTGAGAGTGACGATTTAGATGCAATGCTTAAAAGTCCGGTTATAAAAGCAGCTGATAAGAAAAAAGTATTAGATGCATTATTCGGAGAAAAAGTAAATAATATTTCTAAAGGATTATTCAATCTTTTAGCGGAAAATAAGAGAATGTTAATGCTAGAAAGCGTAGCGAAGAAATATTCAATTATTTACGACTACTATAAAAAGATGCAAGTTGCGACTGTGACTACTGCTGTTGAATTAACGAGCGAATTAGAAGCTAAGATTCAAAAGAAGATAGTTGAAATTACTGGAAACAGTGCAGCGATTCAAAATATTGTAAATCCGGAAATTTTAGGAGGATTTATTTTACGTGTTGGAGATGTGCAATATGATGCAAGTATCTCAAACCAATTAAACGAATTAAGAAGAGAATTTGACGACAGTCATTATATTCCAAAAATTTAA
- a CDS encoding energy transducer TonB: protein MKKTLLIVFALVSVLSYGQENGKNTNEPELREINLNETEKIKDVPFAIIEDVPVFPGCESESNSRDKKMCMNRMMRKHIITHFDVDLVNCLETEMVYNREKDIDEEKCKPVLSRGKKVIYIQFKIDQYGEVVDITVRAPHPRLEDEGRRIAELLPKMIPGKLKGKPVKVGYTLPITFRVR, encoded by the coding sequence ATGAAAAAAACATTATTAATTGTATTCGCTCTAGTTAGCGTATTGTCATATGGACAGGAAAACGGAAAGAATACTAACGAACCAGAATTAAGAGAAATCAATCTTAATGAAACCGAGAAAATAAAAGACGTTCCATTTGCTATTATTGAAGACGTTCCCGTTTTTCCTGGCTGTGAATCTGAATCAAATAGTAGAGACAAAAAAATGTGTATGAACAGGATGATGAGAAAGCATATTATAACACATTTTGATGTTGATTTAGTAAACTGTTTAGAAACAGAAATGGTCTACAATAGAGAAAAGGATATTGATGAGGAAAAATGTAAACCTGTATTATCTCGTGGAAAAAAGGTAATTTATATACAGTTTAAAATTGATCAATACGGAGAGGTTGTTGATATCACCGTGCGAGCTCCACATCCGAGACTAGAAGATGAAGGTAGAAGAATTGCAGAGTTACTTCCTAAAATGATACCTGGTAAATTAAAAGGTAAACCTGTAAAAGTAGGGTATACATTACCTATTACTTTTAGAGTGAGATAA
- the atpA gene encoding F0F1 ATP synthase subunit alpha yields MAAIKPAEVSAILKEQLTNFESKATLNEVGTVLQVGDGIARVYGLSNVQYGELVDFGNGLEGIVLNLEEDNVGVVLLGPSTGVSEGSTVKRTERIASLKVGEGIVGRVVDTLGNPIDGKGPIEGETFEMPLERKAPGVIYRQPVTEPLQTGIKSVDAMIPIGRGQRELIIGDRQTGKSTVAIDTILNQKEFYDAGEPVYCIYVAVGQKGSTVAAIANMLEEKGALAYTTIVAANASDPAPMQVYAPFAGAAIGEYFRDTGRPALIIYDDLSKQAVAYREVSLLLRRPPGREAYPGDVFYLHSRLLERAAKVINDDAIAAEMNDLPDSLKGKVKGGGSLTALPIIETQAGDVSAYIPTNVISITDGQIFLESDLFNSGVRPAINVGISVSRVGGSAQIKSMKKVSGTLKLDQAQYRELEAFAKFGSDLDAATMNVIEKGKRNVEILKQNQGDPFTVEDQVAIIYAGSKNLLREVPVNKVKEFEADYIEYLNAKHRDALDTLKSGKLTDEVTGILTEVAKEISAKYSA; encoded by the coding sequence ATGGCAGCAATTAAACCAGCTGAAGTATCAGCAATTTTAAAGGAACAATTAACAAATTTCGAATCAAAGGCTACGTTAAATGAAGTAGGGACTGTATTACAAGTGGGTGATGGTATCGCTCGTGTATATGGTTTATCTAACGTACAATACGGAGAATTAGTAGATTTTGGAAACGGTTTAGAAGGAATCGTTTTAAACTTAGAAGAAGATAACGTTGGGGTTGTATTATTAGGACCTTCAACTGGTGTAAGTGAAGGATCTACTGTAAAGCGTACTGAAAGAATTGCTTCTTTAAAAGTTGGAGAAGGAATTGTAGGTAGAGTTGTAGATACTTTAGGTAATCCAATTGATGGTAAAGGACCAATCGAAGGTGAGACTTTTGAAATGCCTTTAGAGCGTAAAGCACCAGGAGTTATTTATCGTCAACCAGTAACTGAACCATTACAAACTGGAATTAAATCAGTTGATGCAATGATTCCTATCGGTAGAGGTCAACGTGAGTTAATCATTGGAGACCGTCAAACTGGAAAATCTACAGTTGCTATTGATACTATCTTAAATCAAAAAGAATTTTACGATGCAGGTGAGCCAGTATATTGTATCTACGTCGCTGTAGGTCAAAAAGGTTCTACAGTTGCTGCAATCGCAAACATGTTAGAAGAAAAAGGAGCTTTAGCGTATACAACTATCGTAGCAGCTAACGCTTCAGATCCTGCTCCAATGCAGGTATATGCACCTTTCGCAGGAGCTGCAATCGGTGAGTATTTCCGTGATACTGGTCGTCCAGCTTTAATCATTTATGATGATTTATCAAAGCAAGCAGTAGCTTACCGTGAGGTATCTTTATTATTACGTCGTCCACCGGGACGTGAGGCGTATCCTGGAGACGTTTTCTACTTACACTCTAGATTATTAGAGCGTGCTGCAAAAGTTATTAATGACGATGCTATTGCTGCTGAAATGAACGATTTACCAGATTCATTAAAAGGTAAAGTAAAAGGTGGAGGATCTTTAACTGCATTACCAATTATTGAAACCCAAGCAGGAGACGTTTCGGCATATATCCCAACAAACGTTATTTCGATTACTGATGGACAGATTTTCTTAGAGTCAGATTTATTCAACTCAGGGGTTCGTCCAGCGATTAACGTTGGTATCTCAGTATCTCGTGTAGGAGGTTCTGCTCAGATTAAATCAATGAAGAAAGTATCAGGTACATTAAAGTTAGATCAAGCTCAGTACCGTGAATTAGAAGCATTCGCTAAGTTTGGTTCTGATTTAGATGCTGCTACAATGAATGTAATTGAAAAAGGTAAGCGTAACGTGGAAATCTTAAAGCAGAATCAAGGAGATCCTTTTACTGTTGAAGACCAGGTTGCAATTATCTATGCAGGTTCTAAAAACTTATTAAGAGAGGTTCCTGTAAATAAAGTAAAAGAATTTGAAGCTGATTACATCGAATACTTAAACGCTAAGCATAGAGATGCTTTAGACACATTAAAGTCAGGAAAGTTAACTGACGAGGTTACTGGTATTTTAACTGAAGTTGCAAAGGAAATTTCAGCTAAATATTCAGCTTAA